tgggtttcctccgggtgctccggtttcccccacagtccaaacacatgcgctataggggaattgattaactaaattggccatagtgtatgagtgtgaatgagtgtgtatgggtgtttcccagtactgggtggcagctggaagggcatccgctgtataaaacatatgctgaatagttggtggtttatacCGCTcttgtgacccctgatgaataaagggactaagctgaaggaaaatgaatgtataacaaataatcagcattttgagctgaaacttcacagacacactctgaagacacaaaagacttgtttTACATCTGGTAAGAAGGCCAAAAAAAGTCTCGTCTTTGACCAAAGTATTATAAATCAGCTCTTGGAGTTGGTCTGTAATCCAAACAAATATTTGCATTTCTAATTTCCTTGTATTAGAAGTGTTTAACCAAGAAAACATTTGTACACggatgtgttttatttcaaataaggAACAATTCCTATCTGACGTGGGAATCAGACAGCAGACTCTATATATATGAATCAATGAATCTGTGTGGACATCTGTGTCTGTTTCACTGAAAGCACAACCATGATCTTTGTCAGTGTCCTCCTTCTCTGTAAGTATCACTCATCTTTCTTACATTTTACCTTTCATTTAACTCAGttaactaaaaaatacagatgttatcTAATGTTGAGATTtgaaaagtttttgtttgtttgttttgtttttaggattatgatttttattttattttattttaagattagcAAGTATTTTAACGCCTTctcttgtatttttgtgttttagtgGTTCAGATGAACTCCAGGCTGCTAATATCTGCAGGTATTTCACTGATCTAATCAACTATAATCAAACAAAAGTTACCCAACTTCATTGTGAAGTCATACATTTCAGATTTGTGTGAATCTGGATCTCATCGTCCAATATTTTGTCCGTCTCTTCATGTTAAAAATGATGAGTGAAACCTTTAAAGCAGGATTCTTTCATTTTTCAGACACAGTAAACACGTGTGATGGGACTGTCCTGAGTCTCAGCTGTGGTAAGAGGTTGCAGTGTTACATTCAATTAAAGCTGTGTTCACTGTAaacaatatctgttaatgaacagtttccggGTTTTGTGATTCACtttatgtttatttactgttgtgaattgcattatgagatgttgatctctgctctgtcgactttttgatgcagaaaattcaactctacagttcaccaaagagacttttattgccattttagtagcttgaaataatataatgtacaagaaataatatttagagcagtggttctcaaacttttttcatcaaGTACCTCCTTAGAAAAAAactgtctctccaagtaccaccataatgaccagtattgaaataaAGTAGCGTAGTTGGTCAAATTAACTGGTCAAATCAGCTACAGAACTGCATAGTTCGAAAACAAGACAGAGTCATATTCATTCAACAAaattatattccatacaaaatatgaagctgatcagtcggTTCTTATCACATGACTCACAgtgcagcattctgaaaagttaagatgttttcaactgggcACGCCTGGAATACGCAAGTGCTTCATGCTGCAGTTCTTACTAATTTTGCTAGCCTGTGGGTTAAAAtttggcactcaagtgaccgaAATGTAacaagagaatacggtcatttttcaaaataaaagatttttcaaaataaatgcttgttcagactcagattataaataaaacttaaatagtTAATGATTTTTTTGTGCGGTCCGGTACCAGTTGATCTATAGAGCGGTGCCGGTCTGTGGCCCaagggttggggaccactgctctaGCACGTACAGTATCTGCTCTGCAAGCACCATGCACCTCTTTCTCTAGTTCTGCGCCAATTGAATTGATTTTTAGCAGCTGATGACACGATGCACTAAAGTAAACATTCTAAGCAAAACTCTTTGATCGTAGGCTTTAGAGAACAGCAAATACTGATCACATTGGTGTTATCGTACGCATCAAATgattaaaattgtattcattttttcttttgttactcAGTGATTCCTCAGCATGCCACCAGAAGTAAGCCcgcgtaccactagtggtacacgtaccacagtttgagaaccactggtctagagaaacaagtctgtaaaataacagaaaatgtgctgcagtttattacaaggtttctgaaGCGTAATATACACCAATACAGACAATATGGCAGTGCAAACTATTACACATGTTCATATAATTCGCTTTTTACAACTTttcaaaattaaaagttgctggaagaaatatcaagatcccataatgcaactcaaaagcagaaataagttggaaaaaaacaaacaaacaaataaaaacatgaaatcacAAACAGTGTATATGAAACATAATCCATTAAGAAATGCTGTTACTTTTATCTCCTTGTAGAAAACGGGAAGATTCAGGTAACTGCTGCAAACTATGGACGTACAGATAAATTCATCTGCTCTGAAGGACGTCCATCTTGGCAGCTCCAAGACACCAACTGCTATTCACCAAATGCACTGGCTATGGTGTCAAAAAGGTATAAACTGCTGTAAGGTGTGCTAATATTAGGCACTGAGACTAAGTTTACTTCAATAAATTGCAATTAAATCTTAATCGGTTACACTTTACAATCAGGTTTCCTTAGTTAATgtcatttaatgtatttactaacatgaactaagtggGAACAGTACTTGTTCAGCATTTATTGACCATAGTTCAACATTGACTAATGCATTATgcaatccaaattcatgcttgttaacattagtcacTGCACCCAACagtaactaatattaactaacatgaacaaaaaccctaataaatgtattgttcattgtttgtttatgttagtaaatacattaactaatacaaccttattgtaaagtgttacctcaaTCTAATTATGACAATTTATACGATTAACCATACGATAGGTTAACGATTGCTTCACCTCCCTAATCAAGCTAGCTGGGTGAAAAACATCCAGCATAACAAACATGCTGCATTCAGTGTCTGTCTGTAGCAAATAGAAACCGATGTAGTGTATCAAGGTGGCACTTCTCACTGGAGAAGGCTGTTTGTCTTTTAGAAAATTCAGGTTGGGTTTTTGGAGTTCACTCGAGTCGCATTTACAACCTAGCCCACTGCAGCGCGGAGGACTCGGAGTGTTTGAAAGCAGCTTcccgtcactcagccttttcaaacttcTTATGGCCTCAAACGAAGAACAAAAAGATTTCGTTTTGAGGTATAACCGTATGTCCATGCACATGTCATGACTGACTTAAAAAGCAATGAAAGCAATGTTTCTCTCTCTCATTGTTTTCGGTGTGAAATTTCAGGTGACTGCTTTAAAATTCACCAGGCCATCAAATTGTGTAGTATATCACTGCTTCTGAATGATTTTCACATAAACTCACTGGTGATGTATGCCCGAACATACAAACTTCTGACCGTCAGGATTGGCACTGTGTATGTGTACCTTTAAGTGAACTTGAAAAGGAAACATGTATACTTTAATATGGAGTTAGTATGCTAACTCAGAAAGtgactgctgttaaaaaatataacttttgCAATAGGGATCAATCtatactttttaatacatttaagacTAGACAGTGATAGTCTTCACCACCCCAACCCCCCGTTATCCTTATAATTATTAACATAAcacaatttttattaataaaattttatatattcatatttaatttaaacttaGTTATATTTACTTAAGTAAACAATTTCCTAACAATAGTCAGGTGAGTGCCACTACAACAACTGGTGAGCAAAGATGCTACTAATCAAACCTGATAATTCTTCATAATGATAAACCATCATGTTTTAATATTTGCACGTTTTCCAGCAAAATGTTACTAATATGTTGTATTAGTTAGCGgtcatactgtaaatatacagcaATTACTTTAACCTCACTTTGTCACATACAGCTGCAATGGCTTGAAAAGTTGTGAGTTTGTGGTGGCACATACAATCTTCACTGATCCCTGCATTGGCACATACAAGTACCTTTCAACTACCTATTTTTGCAGCCCATCTGAAATACGTGAGTAAATATTATCTGCTCTACTGCTAAATTCAttcttatgctttttttttttttaagcatgaaccTTTATATGAAATTAAATGAAGTGTTATTATTTTAGGAAAGAAATGTGCACTTCAGCATACTAAAAACAACAGTTTATGGATATAGTTTAGAATATTGTATCGCAAACTAAATGTAATGTTATTTGACACTTGTGGAGAAGTCCagttgtaacacggggagtgacagagacaactgaagtttggaTCCAGGTGCAGGTTTATTGAATAGTCAGGCAAACAAAGGTCAACACAAGTGCAAACAGAAAGTTACAAGTGTAATAAGTCAAAAAGGAGTGTGaatggagtgcatgtatgaaaatgtagtccatgaatggcggaattgtagtccatatgtgtttgtgtgtgagatccagcgatcttgcgagtatgatcgctggtgatcgtgacaccagTAACGAAAGTCCCATTAATAGCCTTTTATTTCATTAGAATATTTTCTCCTTAAGGCTTCTTAAAGATCCttaatgtctgatagacgttatagtggtaacgtccacacaacgtcaatctgtaacatatttatgctgcgttcacaccagacgtagATGAAATGttaagtgatttacatgttaagtctaAGACATGAACAGACATGCCACGACGTGATTCACGCGAATGATGTGGCGCAAATCATTTgatttggaaaatctgaacttcagtgaaCATTTGTGATGTGTttaccaatcaggagcttgcggTAGTATGGGTGTGATTATGATGttgcgcctgttgttggtgtcctgaatGGAAATACTCCTGCCAACACCTGAACCCTGAACCCAACAAcccatccaggtatagtttctggaggagttgatgaactcacagagctgggtgcacctctgaaagcaatccaggctcattctgaaagcgtagtcccgtggacatttctAAAGGCCGCGAATTACATAGCCGGAGGTACCTATGgctccattttattttttaagcgaacgctacagggcggtatgacccCGTTCCTTTTGGCGCTTACTGGCTGACCGCTGACCTCCGTGTGGAAGGCTTTTCCGCCGcatccagtttgtccagttagcttgtcgtGTACATCGGCGAACTtgacacacagagaggagctgaccacgatgaccacgacgggtttgagtccggggaagagcggttccagaaatcaggtaagacaaacacagaatccaaaaaataaagtgaacgagtgaacaacagggtgagaatgtggtaaaatcgtggtaaaaatcagatgagggctttcctttttctggaaggcttttgtaaatcatcggttgggttttgggtagtaagcgggtgggcgggtcaatctgtaaaattggttggatttagggaaggaggagggtgggtcagtcgattggtgggtagcccagtcaatcattcagtgggccgacagcggcctctggtgggtttacgtgagaacagcgcaggtgcgaacggcactcgcgagagacatttgagatacgaaaaagcgcacacagtggcctctcgcggattcgcgaaaacaaaaactgcaataatatgtacctttatttcGTATTTCGtagcctccagaaacgtccacgggactacattttcagaatgagcctgggttgtctagTGGACATGGCGCCAAAtgaatctatgctgtttttcagccttccgaaagcacataaagcacagctactgtCTCAATACAATCAAGGTCagtcatttagcaacgaagctacagtcaccaggcagacagaaacccatgatgcaaatctgcaTCTACTGTGAAGTaaatttgacacgcgaatgaagcaagtaaactcaaaatgtatGTATCTATTAACGCGTGCGTGCCACgcctggtgtgaacacagcgatgtcgatatttagttgattttaggttggacattgatctcagcctgacgttgggttctgacttcAACaccatttttatttccaaacaaaatgcaacgtccccttGAAGTTTGGgtacgtcaatctgatgtcatgttgacgctctgtgcctgctgggtaaataAATCCCACTCACCAAGTGATGCTATTTTGATCAGCGTCCaaataacaagtaaaataagCAACTAAGTGTGCAATTGTCACAGTTATCTGACACACTCCCTGTCGAAATCAAGGGGCCGAGTGCATGTACAGGCAAACTTCCCTCGTTCACTTGAAGAAGTAAAACACACTGCAAGATGGCAGTGAATAATACTAAATAAGTATAATTATTAAGACTATTGtaagtatttttttctgtttacttcTAAATATTGATAAATTAGGAGATTACTATGGCAGCTTTAAtgtaatagtttggtatattcaCCTTTGGCCAACACCCTCAATCAAATTTGTTTTTTGA
The sequence above is drawn from the Danio aesculapii chromosome 21, fDanAes4.1, whole genome shotgun sequence genome and encodes:
- the zgc:136410 gene encoding L-rhamnose-binding lectin CSL3 isoform X1, which produces MIFVSVLLLLVQMNSRLLISADTVNTCDGTVLSLSCENGKIQVTAANYGRTDKFICSEGRPSWQLQDTNCYSPNALAMVSKSCNGLKSCEFVVAHTIFTDPCIGTYKYLSTTYFCSPSEIRSSTACESTNAVLNCEAGTVIHIQTANYGRTDSSICSAGRPASQLTKTDCYSPNSQTVVTNGCKGKNSCTISASNGVFSDPCFGTYKYLYISYVCMPQ
- the zgc:136410 gene encoding L-rhamnose-binding lectin CSL2 isoform X2, giving the protein MIFVSVLLLLVQMNSRLLISADTVNTCDGTVLSLSCENGKIQVTAANYGRTDKFICSEGRPSWQLQDTNCYSPNALAMVSKSCNGLKSCEFVVAHTIFTDPCIGTYKYLSTTYFCSPSEIRSSTACESTNAVLNCEAGTVIHIQTANYGRTDSSICSAGRPASQLTKTDCYSPNSQTVVTNGY